The Muntiacus reevesi chromosome 7, mMunRee1.1, whole genome shotgun sequence genome includes a region encoding these proteins:
- the LOC136171948 gene encoding large ribosomal subunit protein eL21-like has product MTNTKGKRRGTRYMFSRPFRKHGVVPLATYMRIYKKGDIVDIKGMGSVQKGMPHKYYHGKTGRVYNVTQHAVGIIVNKQAKGKILAKRINVRIEHIKHSKSRDSFLKRVKENDQKKKEAKQKGTWVQLKRQPAPPREAHFVRTNGKKPELLEPIPYEFMA; this is encoded by the coding sequence ATGACCAacacaaagggaaagaggaggggcaCCCGCTACATGTTCTCTAGGCCTTTTAGAAAACATGGAGTTGTTCCTTTGGCCACATACATGCGAATCTACAAGAAGGGTGATATTGTAGATATCAAGGGAATGGGTAGTGTTCAAAAAGGAATGCCCCACAAATATTACCATGGCAAAACTGGGAGAGTCTACAATGTTACCCAGCATGCTGTTGGCATCATTGTAAACAAACAAGCTAAGGGCaagattcttgccaagagaattaaTGTGCGTATCGAGCATATTAAGCACTCTAAGAGCCGAGATAGCTTCCTAAAACGTGTGAaggaaaatgatcagaaaaagaaggaagccaaACAGAAAGGGACTTGGGTTCAGCTGAAGCGCCAGCCTGCTCCACCCAGAGAAGCACACTTTGTGAGGACCAACGGAAAGAAACCTGAACTGTTGGAACCCATTCCCTATGAATTCATGGCCTGA